The Salvia miltiorrhiza cultivar Shanhuang (shh) chromosome 1, IMPLAD_Smil_shh, whole genome shotgun sequence genome has a window encoding:
- the LOC131014434 gene encoding uncharacterized protein LOC131014434: protein WKPEGATADTSKPKPKPKVAAKALPEMMEEDVIPSLKATLEAQQDISELELSFNENKLEGSFVKKEIPYSFWAFFPDGTLNGPKGFSISSYGRGVSTVEPFLVDEKKPTSKHVVFWVEKRLAAQGIIPVWQDW, encoded by the exons TGGAAGCCGGAAGGCGCAACTGCAGACACTTCTAAACCAAAGCCAAAGCCAAAGGTTGCAGCAAAAGCTCTGCCTGAAATGATGGAAGAGGATGTCATCCCTTCACTCAAGGCAACTCTAGAAGCTCAGCAAGATATCTCCGAGCTCGAGCTTTCCTTCAATGAGAACAAG TTGGAAGGCTCTTTCGTGAAGAAGGAGATACCTTATTCATTCTGGGCATTTTTCCCAGATGGGACTCTCAATG GACCCAAGGGTTTCTCCATATCCTCATATGGTAGAGGAGTTAGCACTGTGGAGCCCTTTCTTGTTGATGAGAAGAAGCCTACATCAAAACATGTTGTCTTTTGGGTTGAGAAGCGTTTGGCTGCTCAAGGCATAATCCCTGTCTGGCAAGACTGGTGa